From Streptomyces sp. HUAS MG91, the proteins below share one genomic window:
- the fxlM gene encoding methyltransferase, FxLD system — MEWQQNNITFTSRAAGHDAISERIGPALRAAQEAGDLADWWFMNKQPWPLRYRADGPVPLIERTLTALVGDRIVQEWTPVCYEPESWAFGGPAVMNAAHGLFHADSYHLLAYPPGRGRLGRRETAVLLLSAMMRGARLDWFEQGDVWAKVADLRQRATAALPARALEQQRPAMLRLMTVDAHSLARPDGPLANRDGWTTAFEDAGRRLGELAASGGLTRGLRAVIAHHFLFHANRAGLSRDDQHAISFIAREAVMGSSDNTASAAGTHPNADSVGPVNTGTITPSAADAEQLRNALVDQLQAAGNGLSPATEDALRSVPRHLFVPDASVEDAYKNATVHIKYDSEGTSISCASQPSVVARMLDQLQVQPGQRVLELGAGTGYNAALLAHLVGPEGRVTTIDVDDDLVEGARAHLAAAGITNVETITRDGALGHAEGAPYDRIIATVGAHGIPHAWLDQLAPGGRLVTPQRLKGSVSRSIAYEQRDGRWQSLDSAMNTFMPLRRGIADDDRRVIPLTADGTVRLQAPSGVSVDVDALADVLAQPRVEEWTGMTVRAMESPEWMELYLTCSLPSGLIRMLFPPAAKGTLLTEDPYPSSTAAVDGGAVTYLARRLLERTTEDGGKLWEFGVIGHGPGSDKLTTTLADLIRTWNREYRGHEATFEIQAHDAPTPPQHPGRFTLATPLNRIIVNWQ; from the coding sequence ATGGAATGGCAGCAGAACAACATCACCTTCACCAGCCGTGCGGCGGGGCACGACGCCATCAGCGAGCGCATCGGTCCCGCGCTGCGTGCCGCCCAGGAGGCCGGCGACCTCGCCGACTGGTGGTTCATGAACAAGCAGCCCTGGCCGCTGCGGTACCGCGCCGACGGCCCCGTACCGCTGATCGAGCGCACGCTCACCGCCTTAGTCGGCGACCGCATCGTGCAGGAGTGGACGCCGGTCTGCTACGAGCCGGAGTCCTGGGCCTTTGGCGGCCCGGCGGTGATGAATGCCGCCCACGGCCTCTTTCACGCGGACAGCTATCACCTCCTCGCCTACCCGCCCGGCCGCGGCAGACTGGGCCGCCGGGAGACCGCGGTTCTCCTGCTCAGCGCGATGATGCGTGGCGCCCGATTGGACTGGTTCGAGCAAGGCGACGTGTGGGCGAAGGTCGCCGATCTGCGGCAACGAGCCACTGCGGCTCTGCCAGCGCGCGCCCTGGAGCAGCAACGCCCGGCCATGCTGCGGTTGATGACCGTCGACGCCCATTCCTTGGCACGCCCCGACGGCCCGCTCGCCAACCGCGACGGCTGGACCACCGCGTTCGAGGACGCAGGGCGGCGCCTCGGGGAGCTGGCCGCATCCGGGGGCCTGACGCGCGGTCTGCGGGCTGTGATCGCGCACCACTTTCTCTTCCACGCCAACCGTGCCGGTCTGTCCCGCGACGACCAGCACGCTATTTCGTTCATCGCACGAGAGGCAGTCATGGGATCGAGTGACAACACCGCGTCAGCAGCCGGAACACACCCGAACGCCGATAGCGTCGGCCCAGTGAACACCGGCACGATCACCCCCTCCGCGGCCGACGCCGAGCAGCTCCGCAACGCGCTCGTCGACCAGCTCCAGGCCGCCGGAAACGGACTCAGCCCTGCGACCGAAGACGCTCTGCGCTCCGTGCCCCGGCACCTGTTCGTTCCTGACGCGTCGGTCGAGGACGCCTACAAGAACGCGACGGTGCACATCAAGTACGACAGCGAGGGCACGTCGATCTCCTGCGCGTCGCAGCCCAGCGTCGTGGCCCGTATGCTCGACCAACTTCAGGTCCAGCCGGGGCAGCGAGTCCTCGAACTCGGCGCCGGAACCGGCTACAACGCAGCCCTGCTCGCCCACCTCGTCGGCCCCGAGGGGCGCGTCACCACCATCGACGTCGATGACGATCTCGTCGAAGGCGCCCGCGCCCACCTTGCGGCCGCCGGGATCACCAACGTGGAGACGATCACTCGCGACGGGGCGCTCGGCCACGCCGAAGGCGCTCCGTACGACCGGATCATCGCCACCGTCGGCGCCCACGGCATCCCGCACGCCTGGCTCGACCAGCTCGCCCCCGGCGGTCGGCTCGTCACCCCCCAGCGCCTCAAGGGCAGCGTCTCGCGGTCCATCGCCTACGAGCAGCGTGATGGCCGATGGCAGTCTCTGGACTCGGCGATGAACACCTTCATGCCGCTGCGGCGCGGCATCGCCGACGACGACCGCCGGGTCATCCCGCTCACCGCGGACGGCACCGTTCGCCTGCAGGCTCCCTCCGGAGTGTCCGTCGACGTCGACGCGCTCGCGGATGTCCTGGCGCAGCCGCGCGTCGAGGAGTGGACCGGGATGACGGTGCGGGCCATGGAGTCGCCCGAGTGGATGGAGCTGTACCTCACCTGCTCCTTGCCGTCCGGCCTGATCCGCATGCTGTTCCCGCCCGCCGCCAAGGGCACACTGCTGACCGAGGACCCCTACCCGTCCTCCACGGCCGCCGTCGACGGCGGCGCCGTCACCTATCTCGCCCGCCGCTTGCTGGAGCGCACGACGGAAGACGGCGGCAAGCTGTGGGAGTTCGGCGTCATCGGCCACGGCCCCGGCAGCGACAAGCTGACCACCACCCTCGCCGACCTGATCCGCACCTGGAACCGCGAGTACCGCGGCCACGAAGCAACCTTCGAGATCCAGGCACACGACGCCCCGACGCCTCCGCAGCACCCGGGCCGCTTCACCCTCGCCACACCGCTCAACCGGATCATCGTCAACTGGCAGTAG
- a CDS encoding lanthionine synthetase C family protein: MTRPPGLVLTVAERLADPATVPRLTITQHRQHLAYGPPGIALLHIELAVAEEGPWQHAHAWLTAATHGPVTSGRDSHPFYGAPALAHAVATAAPHMPSYRRTRDLLDRQITADVLARIARAQCRLDEGTPPALAEFDAIRGLTGYGTYLIHHQPDSVATQAVLDYCARLTDTLHADGDALPGWWAPAGPSGKPDDRFPDGHANNGVAHGIGGTLALLALAAQRGLTTDHHHQAIRAVLAWLDRWEQESLGGTLWPYWITREELRAGRAQPSAMRRPSWCYGTAGLARAQQLAALALGDRARQDAAEHALLAACTDPAQLAPLTDSGLCHGRSGLAHIAARAATDAPALTAKRLRAVIPDLVATVTVPDEPGFLDGAAGIALAVWSGLQQPHTAWDACVLTS, encoded by the coding sequence ATGACCCGCCCACCCGGCCTTGTCCTCACCGTCGCCGAACGGCTGGCCGACCCCGCCACCGTGCCCCGCCTCACCATCACCCAGCACCGTCAGCACCTGGCGTACGGGCCTCCAGGCATCGCGCTGCTGCACATCGAGCTGGCCGTTGCCGAAGAAGGTCCGTGGCAACACGCACACGCCTGGCTCACCGCAGCAACTCACGGTCCCGTCACCAGCGGCCGCGACAGCCACCCCTTCTACGGTGCGCCTGCCCTCGCCCACGCCGTCGCCACAGCCGCCCCGCACATGCCCAGCTACCGGCGAACCCGCGACCTGCTCGACCGGCAGATCACCGCCGACGTGCTGGCCCGCATCGCCCGAGCACAGTGCCGCCTCGACGAGGGAACGCCCCCCGCTCTCGCCGAATTCGACGCCATCCGCGGACTGACCGGCTACGGCACCTACCTGATCCACCACCAGCCGGACAGCGTCGCGACGCAGGCCGTCCTCGACTACTGTGCCCGCCTGACCGACACGCTCCATGCCGACGGTGACGCTCTGCCCGGATGGTGGGCGCCAGCCGGTCCGTCGGGCAAGCCTGACGACCGATTCCCTGACGGTCACGCCAACAACGGGGTCGCACACGGCATCGGCGGCACGCTCGCACTCCTCGCCTTGGCCGCCCAGCGCGGCCTGACCACCGACCACCATCACCAGGCGATTCGTGCTGTTCTCGCTTGGCTCGACCGCTGGGAACAAGAAAGCCTCGGCGGTACCCTCTGGCCGTACTGGATCACCCGAGAGGAACTGCGTGCGGGCCGCGCGCAGCCCTCTGCGATGCGCAGGCCCTCGTGGTGCTACGGGACTGCCGGCCTGGCCCGTGCCCAACAACTCGCAGCACTAGCCTTGGGCGACCGCGCCCGGCAAGACGCCGCCGAGCACGCCCTCCTTGCCGCCTGCACCGACCCCGCGCAGCTCGCCCCACTGACCGATTCCGGCCTATGCCACGGCCGCTCGGGACTCGCCCACATCGCCGCCCGCGCCGCCACAGACGCACCAGCGCTGACCGCGAAACGACTCCGGGCCGTGATTCCAGATCTGGTTGCCACGGTGACCGTGCCCGACGAGCCCGGCTTCCTCGACGGCGCCGCCGGCATCGCCCTTGCCGTCTGGTCCGGCCTACAGCAGCCCCACACGGCATGGGACGCCTGCGTTCTCACCTCCTGA
- a CDS encoding lantibiotic dehydratase, with the protein MASRAAYRCGDVALVRAVTRPILPFPPCPDLDDPAPGAAAARLQWLRTVWNDQETVEALGHASPAFAERINTLLGAPNPPARDIGKATASVLRYLLRAAHRATPFGLLAGVALAPFGPSARAEWGTGHKPVVQPSAPWLARVVERLESCPELLDRLPVMVNSTVSVRGDRLVVPFRSPGQGDMRAVETSIGLSAPVCRVLDAAQDPIRFDALVGKLAADFPGVAADTVNELVVGLLRHRVLLTSLHAPSTQSDALGHLLHQLDAADAARLPAACDLVREVRAAQEAVRKCEGRYGRHRAAASLRAAAPGLTEHPLALDLRLDASLVLPRAVAQELERAATVLTTVSPLPYGTAEWKAYQRRFYERYGIGTMVPMLDVVADSGIGFPDGYPGTNADTQRRRLSVRDDTLLRLAQTAVLDGHDEVTLTDELIAAMNLGPDRPRNPPHLEITARIHAASTEDLSGGRFGVEVLSVSRGAGVISGRFLNVLDADDREALAAELRELPTADPDTIAAQLSFPPLRVQSAHVTRTPRVLPTVISLDEHRPRSDDVLTPADLAVACDGRRMYLAAPAQGRRIEAVALHALNLRQHTPPLARLLSELARAQYAQVTDFDWGAANALPYLPRLRYGRTILAAARWRLAGVDFPGEADKFDEWRSRRRLPRHVHLVQGDRHLRLDLDDTVHRGLLRRHLQRAGQAVVTEAPPEDASGWCDGRAHEVVVPLKAVRPVSWPTLPTPTRDRLFSAAQAQPPGTGSLLLATLYGDLRRQDVLLGQYLPGLLEQLGGPPWWFIRFRDPDPHLRLRIALPDSAAFGDMAAVVSRWADELRAERLLSDFRFPTSYREMGRWGSGLAWQAAEDVFRADSRAMLAQLALPNRPAARILAVAHTVAIATQFLGDTRDGMRWIIDHVPATAPAPVARTQFSESVRLADPSDDWTALRRAPGGSEVVDAWADRTAALAAYRPHLPGPHTRGIAVDDVLASLLHTHFVRHIGIDFDEEAVCLYLARATALSWMARRNR; encoded by the coding sequence ATGGCATCGCGTGCTGCCTACCGCTGTGGTGACGTCGCACTCGTGCGGGCCGTCACCCGTCCCATACTTCCCTTCCCGCCGTGCCCCGATCTTGACGACCCGGCGCCCGGCGCGGCTGCCGCCCGCCTGCAGTGGTTGCGGACGGTCTGGAACGACCAAGAGACGGTGGAAGCGCTGGGGCACGCCAGCCCCGCGTTCGCCGAACGCATCAACACGTTGCTCGGCGCGCCGAACCCGCCCGCACGCGACATCGGTAAGGCGACCGCGTCCGTGCTGCGCTACCTCCTGCGGGCTGCGCACCGGGCCACTCCGTTCGGTCTGCTCGCCGGTGTGGCCCTGGCACCGTTCGGACCGTCCGCGCGCGCCGAATGGGGTACCGGGCACAAGCCGGTTGTCCAGCCCAGTGCACCGTGGCTGGCTCGCGTTGTGGAGCGGCTCGAATCGTGCCCCGAGCTGCTCGACCGGCTTCCCGTGATGGTTAACAGCACGGTCTCCGTCCGCGGGGACCGGCTTGTTGTACCGTTCCGGTCTCCCGGCCAGGGCGATATGCGTGCCGTCGAGACGTCGATCGGGCTGAGCGCCCCCGTGTGCCGCGTGCTGGATGCGGCACAGGATCCGATCCGGTTCGACGCCCTCGTTGGGAAACTCGCGGCGGACTTCCCGGGCGTCGCAGCCGACACGGTCAACGAACTGGTCGTAGGGCTTCTCCGTCACCGGGTGCTGCTCACCAGTCTGCATGCCCCGAGCACTCAGTCCGACGCCCTGGGTCATCTGCTGCACCAACTCGATGCCGCGGATGCCGCCCGCCTTCCCGCCGCGTGTGACCTGGTCCGCGAGGTACGTGCCGCACAGGAGGCCGTCCGGAAGTGCGAGGGCCGGTACGGACGCCACCGCGCCGCTGCCAGTCTGCGCGCGGCGGCACCGGGGCTGACGGAACATCCGCTCGCCTTGGACCTGCGGCTGGACGCCAGCCTGGTCCTGCCCCGCGCTGTCGCGCAGGAGTTGGAGCGGGCCGCCACGGTGCTCACGACGGTGAGCCCGCTGCCGTACGGAACGGCCGAGTGGAAGGCGTACCAGCGCCGGTTCTACGAGCGCTACGGCATCGGCACGATGGTGCCGATGCTGGACGTCGTCGCCGACAGCGGCATCGGATTCCCTGATGGGTATCCGGGCACCAACGCGGACACTCAGCGCCGTCGTCTGTCCGTACGCGATGACACCCTGCTGCGCCTCGCCCAGACGGCCGTCCTCGACGGCCATGACGAAGTGACTCTGACCGACGAGCTGATCGCGGCGATGAATCTGGGGCCCGACCGTCCGCGCAACCCGCCTCACCTGGAGATCACAGCGCGCATCCACGCTGCCTCCACCGAGGACCTGTCCGGGGGCCGTTTCGGCGTCGAAGTGCTCAGCGTGTCACGCGGCGCCGGCGTCATCAGCGGCCGGTTCCTTAACGTCCTGGACGCGGACGACCGTGAGGCACTGGCTGCCGAGCTGCGCGAGCTGCCTACCGCAGACCCGGACACGATCGCTGCGCAGTTGTCGTTCCCCCCACTGCGGGTCCAGAGCGCTCACGTCACCAGAACCCCCCGCGTCCTGCCGACCGTGATCAGCCTGGACGAACACCGGCCGCGCAGTGACGACGTCCTCACCCCGGCAGACCTCGCCGTGGCCTGCGACGGCCGCCGCATGTACCTCGCCGCGCCCGCCCAGGGCCGTCGCATCGAGGCGGTTGCCCTGCACGCCCTGAACCTGCGTCAGCACACGCCACCCCTGGCCCGTCTCCTGTCCGAACTGGCGCGCGCCCAGTACGCCCAGGTCACCGATTTCGACTGGGGCGCGGCGAACGCGCTGCCCTACCTGCCGCGGTTGCGCTATGGCCGCACGATCCTCGCCGCCGCCCGATGGCGCCTGGCGGGCGTGGACTTTCCGGGAGAGGCAGACAAGTTCGACGAGTGGCGGTCGCGGCGGCGTCTTCCCCGCCACGTTCACCTCGTTCAAGGCGACCGGCATCTGCGCCTGGATCTGGACGACACCGTGCACCGTGGTTTGCTGCGCCGTCATCTGCAGCGCGCCGGGCAGGCCGTGGTGACTGAGGCGCCGCCCGAGGACGCGTCAGGGTGGTGCGATGGCCGTGCGCATGAAGTCGTTGTTCCCCTCAAAGCGGTCCGGCCGGTGTCCTGGCCTACTCTGCCCACGCCCACTCGAGATCGACTGTTCTCTGCGGCACAGGCACAGCCCCCCGGCACGGGCTCGCTGCTGCTCGCCACTCTGTACGGGGATCTGCGCCGCCAGGACGTGCTCCTTGGCCAGTATCTTCCCGGGCTGCTGGAACAACTGGGCGGGCCGCCGTGGTGGTTCATCCGCTTCCGTGATCCTGACCCGCACCTGCGGCTGCGGATCGCGCTGCCCGATTCTGCCGCGTTCGGCGACATGGCGGCCGTGGTAAGCCGGTGGGCGGACGAGCTGCGGGCCGAACGGCTCCTGTCCGATTTCCGATTCCCCACGTCGTACCGGGAGATGGGCAGGTGGGGCTCCGGCCTGGCATGGCAGGCCGCGGAGGACGTGTTCCGCGCGGACTCGCGGGCCATGCTCGCCCAGCTCGCCCTGCCCAACCGCCCGGCCGCCCGAATCCTGGCCGTCGCGCACACGGTGGCCATCGCGACCCAGTTTCTGGGCGACACGAGGGACGGGATGCGCTGGATCATCGACCACGTCCCAGCCACCGCGCCGGCACCAGTGGCCCGCACTCAGTTCAGCGAGAGCGTACGGCTGGCCGATCCGAGCGACGACTGGACCGCGCTGCGCCGGGCGCCAGGCGGAAGCGAGGTGGTCGACGCATGGGCAGACCGCACCGCGGCGCTCGCCGCCTACCGCCCTCACCTGCCGGGGCCTCACACCCGCGGCATCGCCGTCGACGACGTCCTGGCCTCGCTGCTGCACACCCACTTCGTACGGCACATCGGCATCGACTTCGACGAGGAGGCCGTATGTCTGTACCTGGCTCGCGCGACCGCCCTGTCCTGGATGGCACGGAGGAACCGATGA
- a CDS encoding FxLD family lanthipeptide yields MAPRNDAGTTKIQKPAAASDGFALDVVLLEVGDVAGLINLTDDGCGETCGACTTNVA; encoded by the coding sequence ATGGCACCTCGAAATGACGCCGGGACCACGAAGATCCAGAAGCCCGCGGCGGCCAGTGACGGCTTCGCCCTGGACGTTGTGCTGCTGGAGGTCGGTGACGTCGCCGGTCTGATCAACCTGACCGACGACGGATGCGGCGAGACCTGCGGCGCCTGCACCACCAACGTCGCCTGA
- a CDS encoding ATP-binding protein has product MSFASDPGFVSRSRRITAASLRHWKVPTAIIDDAVLIVSELVTNAIEHGGRDTVLRIRLQGDDLCIEVADGKQTPAVLQTPTEDSESGRGLFLVALLTDQWGTSDGGATTWCTLRIPPGSTS; this is encoded by the coding sequence GTGTCGTTCGCATCCGACCCGGGCTTCGTCAGCCGTTCTCGCCGCATCACCGCCGCGTCCCTGCGCCACTGGAAGGTCCCCACGGCCATCATCGACGACGCCGTCCTGATCGTCTCCGAACTGGTCACGAACGCCATCGAGCACGGCGGCCGGGACACGGTACTGCGCATACGCCTGCAGGGTGACGACCTTTGTATCGAGGTAGCCGACGGCAAGCAGACACCCGCCGTGCTCCAGACCCCCACCGAGGACTCCGAATCCGGGCGCGGCTTGTTCCTCGTCGCCCTGCTGACCGACCAGTGGGGCACCAGCGACGGCGGCGCCACCACCTGGTGCACTCTCCGAATCCCCCCAGGAAGCACATCATGA
- a CDS encoding GNAT family N-acetyltransferase has translation MTSAPAIELRSFTELDAARGDLLDVYAEVRAPLLHLANYSITAFGERIDRHGAEAGFLAVLAYDDDHPVGYAYGNRIEDGDRYWQRTDPAPSEKYTQHPAVALKEIGVRPGWRGTGIARRIHDALLAERSEPYVTLMVNEAAGDGKVHALYRSWGYEDIGYSQPSPASPRLTVMIRQAQ, from the coding sequence ATGACCTCGGCACCCGCCATCGAACTCAGGTCATTCACCGAACTGGACGCCGCCCGCGGCGACCTGCTCGACGTCTACGCCGAAGTCCGCGCACCTCTGCTGCATCTCGCGAACTACTCGATCACTGCCTTCGGGGAACGCATCGACAGGCACGGGGCCGAAGCCGGGTTCTTGGCCGTGCTCGCCTATGACGACGACCACCCGGTTGGGTACGCCTACGGCAACCGGATCGAGGACGGAGACCGCTATTGGCAGCGCACCGACCCGGCGCCGAGCGAGAAGTACACGCAGCACCCCGCCGTGGCACTCAAGGAGATCGGAGTCCGGCCGGGGTGGCGCGGCACGGGCATAGCGCGTCGGATCCACGACGCGCTGCTCGCCGAGCGTTCGGAACCGTATGTGACGCTCATGGTCAACGAGGCGGCCGGGGACGGGAAGGTGCACGCGCTGTACCGATCGTGGGGGTACGAGGACATCGGCTATAGCCAGCCCTCACCGGCGTCACCTCGCCTGACCGTGATGATCCGTCAGGCGCAATGA
- a CDS encoding TrmO family methyltransferase gives MTLEIEPIGEVVEGRTEVADDYWGGIESVIQLDEKFPLDAVQGLPEFSHLIVLWHFDQASPADVEYHARCPRGNATWPATGTFAHRNHRRPNQLAQSFPRLLQVDGLRLRVADLDAVVGTKIYDLSPYFAEMGPRGPVLEPTWPREMLVDYWSEK, from the coding sequence ATGACGTTGGAGATCGAGCCGATCGGGGAAGTCGTCGAGGGCCGTACAGAGGTTGCAGACGACTACTGGGGCGGCATCGAGTCGGTGATCCAGCTGGACGAGAAGTTCCCCCTCGACGCCGTGCAGGGTCTCCCTGAGTTTTCGCACCTGATCGTTTTGTGGCATTTCGATCAGGCCTCGCCCGCGGACGTCGAGTACCACGCTCGATGCCCGCGCGGGAACGCTACCTGGCCGGCCACCGGCACCTTCGCCCACCGCAATCACCGCAGGCCCAACCAGCTTGCGCAGTCGTTTCCCCGGCTCCTGCAGGTCGACGGCCTTCGCCTTCGCGTCGCCGACCTGGACGCAGTTGTCGGAACGAAGATCTACGACCTCTCGCCGTACTTCGCCGAGATGGGTCCCCGCGGGCCAGTCCTTGAACCGACTTGGCCCCGGGAAATGCTGGTCGACTACTGGTCCGAGAAGTAG
- a CDS encoding helix-turn-helix transcriptional regulator yields MSGKNHTSEHPVSPELGPLLKHWRERLEPRRIPGINTSRRRLRPGLTQDEVASLTGVAGSWYRQLESARPRPVSEQFIQRLAMALRLDEAESVILYRLALGRTPPTAAQQHTDQDAVAIHQGFLDALLPHPAYLSNLSWDIIAHNRPQEDWFPWLPYERNLMRFAFLYPEAREQLVNWRADWAAPFLAQIRFAIAMHSDSQELIRLRDDILAGNEEARELWSANEALAHPDGDVRRLRLPYHQDEEIRVRIMAFAPLSNWDLRAIVLLRI; encoded by the coding sequence GTGAGTGGCAAGAACCACACTTCCGAACATCCCGTCTCCCCTGAGCTGGGGCCACTCCTTAAGCACTGGCGTGAGCGTTTGGAGCCCAGACGTATCCCGGGAATCAACACGTCTCGACGCCGCTTGAGACCAGGGCTCACCCAGGACGAAGTGGCCTCACTCACGGGCGTGGCCGGCTCCTGGTACCGCCAGCTTGAGAGCGCGCGCCCGCGCCCCGTTTCCGAGCAGTTCATCCAGCGGCTCGCTATGGCACTACGGCTCGACGAGGCGGAAAGCGTCATCCTTTACCGCCTGGCGCTGGGGCGAACACCACCTACTGCTGCACAGCAGCACACAGACCAGGATGCAGTAGCAATTCACCAGGGATTCCTGGATGCGCTGCTGCCTCACCCTGCTTACCTGTCGAACCTGTCGTGGGACATCATCGCCCACAACCGTCCGCAGGAAGACTGGTTCCCGTGGCTTCCGTACGAGCGCAACCTGATGCGGTTCGCCTTCCTTTACCCGGAGGCACGAGAACAGCTCGTCAACTGGCGCGCCGACTGGGCCGCCCCCTTCCTCGCCCAGATTCGTTTCGCCATCGCGATGCACTCCGACAGCCAAGAGCTGATCCGTTTGCGTGACGACATCCTGGCAGGGAACGAAGAGGCCAGAGAGCTGTGGTCCGCGAACGAGGCATTGGCGCACCCCGATGGGGATGTCCGTCGACTGAGGCTCCCCTACCACCAGGACGAGGAAATCCGGGTACGGATCATGGCCTTCGCTCCGCTGAGCAACTGGGACCTGCGAGCAATCGTCTTGCTGCGGATCTGA
- a CDS encoding MAB_1171c family putative transporter codes for MTAVFLIGLIAAVGWKLYQLAKAPHDKPLRSVTLCLVSAALSYPLAMPGGATGFDTVAGHGAAKLAQNVLLLAAVYFLMCFYLYSAADEQLGRKRARREGILVAVVAVAITITVVTVPHEVFAGSFATTDMAVPQAALFYIVTGLYLMYALATAALWTRRFARKSPKPHSTGLWAAGTGMFAMSLACAIRAVIVTVRSQGGVVSNGFMAAVALLLVVAILLFVFGVTYPGVRTRLASCRLWFQHRQEHRRLEPLWALMVEAFPHSVLPADSLSGRARRRADGIHRRYHRRLVECRDGLVQISPYLATDPADTPEQLAQRLRAAVDAHQNNVAAPTPARSPMGIPQQRSREADVQELLTLADALRVSS; via the coding sequence ATGACGGCCGTTTTCCTTATCGGCCTGATCGCCGCCGTCGGGTGGAAGCTGTATCAGCTGGCGAAGGCGCCCCATGACAAACCTCTGAGGTCTGTCACCCTCTGCCTGGTCTCCGCTGCGCTGTCTTATCCGCTGGCCATGCCCGGCGGGGCCACGGGCTTCGACACTGTGGCCGGGCACGGTGCAGCAAAGCTGGCGCAGAACGTGCTGCTGCTCGCCGCGGTGTATTTCCTGATGTGCTTCTACCTCTATTCCGCCGCGGACGAGCAGTTGGGACGGAAGCGGGCACGACGCGAGGGGATTCTCGTGGCCGTTGTCGCAGTCGCCATCACGATCACCGTCGTCACGGTGCCGCACGAGGTGTTCGCCGGAAGCTTCGCGACCACGGACATGGCTGTGCCGCAGGCTGCCCTGTTCTACATCGTCACCGGCCTCTACCTGATGTACGCACTGGCGACTGCTGCCCTGTGGACTCGACGGTTCGCGCGCAAGTCGCCGAAGCCTCACTCCACCGGCCTGTGGGCTGCAGGGACCGGCATGTTCGCGATGTCGCTCGCGTGCGCGATTCGCGCCGTCATCGTCACGGTCCGCTCGCAAGGCGGTGTGGTGTCGAACGGGTTCATGGCGGCGGTGGCGCTCTTGCTGGTCGTGGCCATCCTGCTCTTCGTCTTCGGTGTCACCTATCCCGGCGTTCGCACCCGGCTGGCGAGTTGTCGTCTTTGGTTCCAGCACCGCCAGGAGCACCGTCGGCTTGAACCTCTATGGGCGCTCATGGTCGAAGCTTTTCCGCACTCCGTACTGCCTGCGGACTCATTGTCCGGCCGCGCTCGGCGACGGGCTGACGGGATCCACCGCCGATACCACCGACGGCTCGTCGAGTGCCGGGACGGGCTCGTACAGATCAGCCCGTACCTTGCCACCGATCCAGCCGATACACCCGAGCAACTCGCACAGCGGTTGCGCGCCGCAGTCGACGCTCACCAGAACAATGTCGCCGCGCCGACCCCGGCGAGGTCGCCGATGGGCATCCCGCAGCAGCGCAGCCGCGAAGCCGACGTCCAAGAACTCCTCACCCTCGCCGACGCCCTGCGCGTCAGCAGCTGA